One window from the genome of Kineococcus mangrovi encodes:
- the ilvC gene encoding ketol-acid reductoisomerase gives MAEMFYDDDADLSKITGKKVAVIGFGSQGHAHALSLRDSGVDVVVGLKEGSKSRAKAQEQGLAVATPFEAAQAADVIMVLVPDHLQRGLYAEAIEPNLTAGKALFFSHGFNIRFGYIKPPADVDVVMVAPKGPGHLVRREYVDGRGVPVIVAVEQDASGNAWDLALAYAKAIGGLRAGGIKTTFTEETETDLFGEQAVLCGGASALVQTGFEVLTEAGYQPEVAYFECLHELKLIVDLMYEGGIAKQRWSVSDTAEWGDYVSGPRVIDASVKERMKDVLKDIQDGTFAKNFIEDQDAGAPKFKELRAKSEQHPIEATGRELRKLMAWVKSDDSDYVEGSAAR, from the coding sequence TGGCCGAGATGTTCTACGACGACGACGCCGACCTGTCCAAGATCACCGGCAAGAAGGTGGCCGTCATCGGCTTCGGCAGCCAGGGCCACGCCCACGCGCTGTCCCTGCGCGACTCCGGTGTCGACGTCGTCGTCGGCCTCAAGGAGGGCTCCAAGAGCCGCGCGAAGGCGCAGGAGCAGGGCCTGGCCGTCGCCACCCCGTTCGAGGCCGCGCAGGCCGCCGACGTCATCATGGTCCTGGTGCCGGACCACCTGCAGCGCGGTCTGTACGCCGAGGCGATCGAGCCGAACCTCACCGCCGGCAAGGCGCTGTTCTTCAGCCACGGCTTCAACATCCGCTTCGGCTACATCAAGCCCCCGGCCGACGTCGACGTCGTCATGGTCGCCCCGAAGGGCCCGGGCCACCTCGTGCGCCGCGAGTACGTCGACGGCCGCGGCGTCCCCGTGATCGTCGCCGTCGAGCAGGACGCCTCCGGGAACGCCTGGGACCTGGCCCTGGCCTACGCCAAGGCGATCGGCGGCCTGCGCGCCGGCGGCATCAAGACGACCTTCACCGAAGAGACCGAGACCGACCTGTTCGGTGAGCAGGCCGTCCTGTGCGGTGGCGCCTCCGCGCTCGTCCAGACCGGTTTCGAGGTCCTCACCGAGGCCGGCTACCAGCCCGAGGTCGCCTACTTCGAGTGCCTGCACGAGCTGAAGCTCATCGTCGACCTCATGTACGAGGGCGGCATCGCCAAGCAGCGCTGGTCGGTCTCCGACACCGCCGAGTGGGGCGACTACGTCTCCGGCCCCCGTGTCATCGACGCGTCGGTGAAGGAGCGCATGAAGGACGTCCTGAAGGACATCCAGGACGGCACCTTCGCCAAGAACTTCATCGAGGACCAGGACGCCGGCGCCCCCAAGTTCAAGGAGCTGCGCGCGAAGTCCGAGCAGCACCCGATCGAGGCCACCGGCCGCGAGCTGCGCAAGCTCATGGCGTGGGTGAAGTCCGACGACAGCGACTACGTCGAGGGTTCCGCCGCGC